The following are from one region of the Knoellia sp. p5-6-4 genome:
- the cobA gene encoding uroporphyrinogen-III C-methyltransferase, with protein MTTLLGLELAGRPVLVVGGGPVAARRATALAADGALVTVVSPVLCEDLVDAYAAGTVAWVDREIREADVDGVWLVQAATGDRHVDAQVCRWATERRTWSVNTGAAESGTARTPATTTHSGLAVAVVSTGAADPARARTVRDALARTLECEPLDLRPRRRTPGTGRVVLVGGGPGAPDLLTVRGRRALSEADVVVTDRLGPTALLDELPASVEVVDVGKTPGHHAVTQDEINGIIVEHAARGRTVVRLKGGDPFLFGRGGEEVLACRRHGIPVEVVPGVSSALSAPAAAGIPLTHRGVAAGAHLTHGHGTLTAEAVACVVDRTATLVVLMGIGLLARHVDHLLASGADPATPVAIVEDGTLRTQRTTHAPLSGIVDAATAARVRAPAVIVIGDVAQPSLLEVP; from the coding sequence GTGACCACGCTCCTCGGCCTCGAGCTGGCCGGCCGCCCGGTGCTGGTCGTGGGCGGCGGACCGGTGGCAGCGCGCCGTGCCACGGCCCTGGCCGCGGACGGGGCGCTGGTCACGGTGGTGAGCCCGGTGCTCTGCGAGGACCTCGTGGACGCGTATGCCGCTGGCACGGTGGCATGGGTGGACCGTGAGATCCGGGAGGCCGACGTCGACGGCGTGTGGCTGGTGCAGGCCGCGACCGGCGACCGTCACGTCGACGCCCAGGTGTGCCGGTGGGCCACCGAGCGCCGGACGTGGAGCGTCAACACCGGTGCGGCTGAGTCCGGCACCGCCCGCACCCCCGCCACCACGACGCACTCAGGTCTGGCGGTCGCGGTGGTGTCGACGGGAGCGGCCGACCCCGCACGGGCGAGGACCGTCAGGGACGCCCTGGCCCGCACCCTCGAGTGCGAGCCGCTCGACCTTCGGCCCCGCCGCCGGACTCCCGGCACCGGGCGGGTCGTGCTCGTCGGCGGCGGACCGGGCGCTCCCGACCTGCTGACCGTCCGGGGCCGCCGGGCGCTCTCCGAGGCCGACGTCGTGGTCACCGACCGGCTGGGCCCCACCGCGCTGCTCGACGAGCTGCCCGCGTCGGTGGAGGTGGTCGACGTCGGCAAGACCCCCGGCCACCACGCCGTCACCCAGGACGAGATCAACGGCATCATCGTCGAGCACGCCGCCCGCGGGCGCACCGTGGTGCGGCTCAAGGGCGGCGACCCCTTCCTCTTCGGGCGCGGTGGCGAGGAGGTGCTCGCGTGCAGGCGCCACGGCATACCCGTCGAGGTCGTGCCCGGCGTCAGCAGCGCGCTCTCGGCCCCGGCCGCCGCCGGCATCCCCCTCACGCACCGTGGTGTCGCGGCCGGCGCGCACCTCACCCACGGGCACGGGACCCTGACCGCGGAGGCCGTCGCCTGCGTCGTCGACCGCACCGCCACCCTGGTCGTGCTGATGGGCATCGGGCTCCTCGCCCGCCACGTGGACCACCTCCTGGCGTCCGGTGCCGACCCCGCCACCCCCGTCGCCATCGTCGAGGACGGCACCCTGCGGACCCAGCGCACGACCCACGCGCCGTTGTCCGGCATCGTCGACGCCGCGACCGCCGCCAGGGTGCGGGCTCCCGCCGTCATCGTCATCGGCGACGTCGCCCAGCCGTCCCTGCTGGAGGTGCCGTGA
- a CDS encoding uroporphyrinogen-III synthase, with the protein MAGCVVLVTADRRSGELAAALTRRGATVRHAPALSIVPTEHDDQLLADTKALLAEPPDVVVVTTGIGFRGWVEAADAAGLADDLLAVLGESRVIARGPKARGAIQAAGLQADWVAESETSAEILDTLLREGVAGQRIAVQHHGAGADGLDVELAAAGADVASLVVYRWGPPPDPEALRTSVEAAAAGEIDAVVFTSAPGAHAWLESADACGVGELVLARLQQRLMVAAAVGPVTAKPLQDRGVAPIVPERGRLGALVRTLVAHYDEAATDAVSTVAGPLQVRRTVALLDGHVLPLSPTSLEVLRLLAGAAGDVVTRGRVLATLPGESRDPHAAEVAVARLRDALPDRRVVQTVVKRGYRLALA; encoded by the coding sequence ATGGCCGGCTGCGTGGTGCTCGTGACCGCCGACCGTCGTTCGGGCGAGCTCGCCGCCGCACTGACCCGCCGCGGGGCCACCGTCCGGCACGCGCCGGCGCTCAGCATCGTCCCCACCGAGCACGACGACCAGCTCCTCGCCGACACCAAGGCCCTCCTCGCCGAGCCTCCGGACGTCGTCGTCGTCACGACGGGGATCGGCTTCCGCGGCTGGGTGGAGGCGGCGGACGCCGCGGGTCTGGCCGACGACCTGCTGGCGGTGCTGGGCGAATCCCGTGTCATCGCGCGCGGGCCCAAGGCGCGCGGCGCGATCCAGGCCGCGGGGCTCCAGGCCGACTGGGTGGCCGAGTCGGAGACCTCGGCGGAGATCCTCGACACCCTGCTGCGCGAGGGTGTGGCGGGCCAGCGCATCGCCGTGCAGCACCACGGCGCAGGAGCGGACGGCCTCGATGTGGAGCTCGCTGCCGCCGGTGCCGACGTCGCGAGCCTCGTCGTCTACCGATGGGGCCCACCGCCCGACCCCGAGGCGCTGCGGACCTCCGTGGAGGCCGCCGCCGCCGGGGAGATCGACGCCGTGGTCTTCACCTCGGCTCCCGGCGCCCACGCCTGGCTGGAGTCCGCCGACGCCTGCGGGGTCGGCGAGCTCGTCCTCGCGCGCCTCCAGCAACGGCTGATGGTGGCAGCCGCGGTGGGACCCGTGACGGCGAAACCGTTGCAGGACAGAGGTGTCGCGCCGATCGTGCCCGAGCGCGGTCGCCTCGGGGCACTGGTGCGGACCCTCGTGGCGCACTACGACGAGGCCGCCACCGACGCGGTCTCCACGGTCGCGGGACCCCTGCAGGTGCGTCGCACCGTCGCCCTGCTGGACGGGCACGTGCTGCCGCTCTCCCCCACCAGTCTCGAGGTGCTGCGGCTGCTCGCCGGCGCGGCCGGCGACGTGGTGACCCGCGGGCGGGTGCTCGCGACCCTGCCGGGCGAGTCACGCGACCCGCACGCCGCCGAGGTCGCCGTCGCCCGGCTGCGGGACGCGCTGCCGGACCGACGGGTGGTGCAGACCGTCGTCAAGCGCGGCTACCGGCTCGCCCTCGCCTGA
- a CDS encoding 5'-nucleotidase C-terminal domain-containing protein: MSPKSPTAIASLASLERSRREMLGLAVVGGASAAFFAAPGRADAAQDRGSHVDPRRYRLTVMGTTDTHGNVFNWDYFKDAEYTDRDSNDIGLAKVATLVKAVRAERGAESCLLLDAGDTIQGTPLSYYYAKVDPITGGSKHPMATAMNTMGYDAAALGNHEYNYGLETLRVFEEQCDFPLLSANSLDWNTGAPVFPPYLIRTIKVLGQSRPLKVGILGLVTPGVAIWDKANVEGRVRFDGIVEQGRVWVPRLKEAGCDVVIVSCHSGSTPGSSYGDALPFPENASTQLAEEVPGIDAVLVGHAHVEIPQRFVENRKTGAQVLLTEPHKWGMRLAVMDFDLVRERDGWKIAEKGATLLNANTVDEDEEVAAVLQQDHDIVVTYVNSVIGTSTAAMSAQTARFEDTAALDFINHVQGLVVREALAGTPDASLPVLSIAAPFNRDAAIPAGDVTVRDVAGLYIYDNTLLGIKFTGQQVKDYLEFSAGYFQQVDGTKASYAPDEVTNAKTAMAPSGTPDYNYDVMAGLDASLSYDIDIAQAAGSRITNLRYAGEPIDLAGEFIIAINNYRQSGGGNFPGVKAAPVVYNAQLEIRQAIIDWVTAQGTIDPPSFTVYDWRLVAGGTPIKVEGASEGGRH; the protein is encoded by the coding sequence GTGTCACCGAAGTCCCCCACCGCCATCGCCAGCCTCGCCTCGCTCGAGCGCTCCCGGCGGGAGATGCTCGGGCTCGCCGTCGTCGGCGGCGCCAGCGCGGCCTTCTTCGCGGCCCCGGGGCGCGCCGACGCGGCGCAGGACAGGGGCAGCCACGTCGACCCCCGCCGGTACCGGCTGACCGTCATGGGCACGACCGACACGCACGGCAACGTCTTCAACTGGGACTACTTCAAGGACGCCGAGTACACCGACCGCGACTCCAACGACATCGGCCTGGCCAAGGTCGCCACCCTGGTCAAGGCGGTGCGGGCCGAGCGCGGGGCCGAGTCGTGCCTGTTGCTCGACGCCGGCGACACGATCCAGGGCACCCCGCTGTCCTACTACTACGCCAAGGTCGACCCGATCACCGGCGGCTCCAAGCACCCGATGGCCACGGCCATGAACACCATGGGCTACGACGCGGCGGCCCTCGGCAACCACGAGTACAACTACGGCCTCGAGACGCTCCGCGTCTTCGAGGAGCAGTGCGACTTCCCCCTGCTCAGCGCGAACTCCCTGGACTGGAACACCGGCGCACCGGTCTTCCCGCCGTACCTCATCCGCACCATCAAGGTGCTGGGCCAGTCCAGGCCGCTCAAGGTCGGCATCCTCGGGCTCGTGACGCCCGGTGTCGCGATCTGGGACAAGGCCAACGTCGAGGGCCGGGTGCGCTTCGACGGAATCGTCGAGCAGGGCAGGGTGTGGGTGCCTCGCCTGAAGGAGGCCGGGTGCGACGTCGTCATCGTCTCGTGCCACTCGGGCTCGACCCCCGGCTCGTCCTACGGTGACGCGCTGCCGTTCCCCGAGAACGCCTCCACCCAGCTGGCCGAGGAGGTCCCCGGCATCGACGCGGTCCTCGTCGGCCACGCCCACGTGGAGATCCCGCAGCGGTTCGTGGAGAACAGGAAGACCGGTGCCCAGGTCCTGCTCACGGAGCCGCACAAGTGGGGCATGCGCCTGGCCGTCATGGACTTCGACCTCGTGAGGGAGCGCGACGGCTGGAAGATCGCCGAGAAGGGCGCGACGCTGCTCAACGCCAACACCGTGGACGAGGACGAGGAGGTCGCGGCTGTGCTCCAGCAGGACCACGACATCGTCGTCACCTACGTGAACTCGGTGATCGGCACCAGCACGGCCGCGATGTCGGCGCAGACAGCCCGCTTCGAGGACACGGCCGCCCTCGACTTCATCAACCACGTGCAGGGGCTCGTCGTGCGGGAGGCGCTGGCCGGGACCCCGGATGCCAGCCTGCCGGTGCTGTCGATCGCGGCGCCGTTCAACCGCGACGCCGCCATCCCCGCCGGGGACGTCACGGTGCGGGACGTGGCAGGCCTGTACATCTACGACAACACGCTGCTCGGCATCAAGTTCACCGGCCAGCAGGTCAAGGACTACCTCGAGTTCTCGGCGGGCTACTTCCAGCAGGTCGACGGCACCAAGGCGTCCTACGCGCCCGACGAGGTCACCAACGCCAAGACCGCCATGGCGCCTAGTGGGACGCCGGACTACAACTACGACGTCATGGCCGGCCTCGACGCCTCCCTCTCCTACGACATCGACATCGCCCAGGCCGCCGGGAGCCGGATCACGAACCTGCGGTACGCGGGCGAGCCGATCGACCTCGCCGGCGAGTTCATCATCGCGATCAACAACTACCGGCAGTCGGGCGGGGGCAACTTCCCGGGGGTGAAGGCGGCACCGGTCGTCTACAACGCCCAGCTCGAGATCCGCCAGGCGATCATCGACTGGGTGACGGCACAGGGCACCATCGACCCGCCGTCCTTCACCGTCTACGACTGGAGGCTGGTGGCCGGCGGGACCCCCATCAAGGTCGAGGGCGCCTCGGAGGGCGGTCGCCACTGA
- a CDS encoding homogentisate 1,2-dioxygenase domain-containing protein has protein sequence MAHYQQQGNVPPKRHTQHRRPAEGGVRGELYYEELMGEEGFSSDSSLLYHRHIPSTIAGAREWEVGDLSTTPNHPLVPRHLRLHELFTAEEVPATDVVTGRRLVLGNGDVRISYAVAGAPSPWYRNGIGDECVYVERGAARVETVFGAFDVVQGDYLVIPRATTHRWIPVTDGEEPLRAYCIEANSHIAPPKRYLSKYGQFLEHAPYCERDLRGPQGPLLAEDVGAGAGDETEVFIKHRGNGPGGIVGTVHTLPFHPLDVVGWDGCLYPYAFNIKDYEPITGRVHQPPPVHQVFEGWNFVICNFVPRKVDYHPLAVPVPYYHSNVDSDEIMFYVDGDYEARRGSGIARGSISVHPGGHAHGPQPGATEASLGVEYFDETAVMVDTFRPLELGEGGLAVDDGKYAWSWSAGQGRGPDSGGGDYSIG, from the coding sequence GTGGCGCACTACCAGCAGCAGGGAAACGTCCCGCCCAAGCGGCACACGCAGCACCGGCGCCCCGCCGAGGGCGGCGTCCGGGGGGAGCTCTACTACGAGGAGCTCATGGGCGAGGAGGGTTTCTCCTCGGACTCCTCGCTGCTCTACCACCGCCACATCCCCTCGACCATCGCCGGCGCTCGTGAGTGGGAGGTCGGCGACCTCTCGACCACGCCCAACCACCCGCTGGTGCCGCGTCATCTCAGGCTGCACGAGCTGTTCACCGCCGAGGAGGTGCCCGCCACCGACGTCGTCACCGGCCGGCGCCTGGTGCTGGGCAACGGCGACGTGCGCATCTCGTATGCCGTGGCGGGGGCCCCCAGCCCGTGGTACCGCAACGGGATCGGCGACGAGTGCGTCTACGTCGAGCGCGGAGCGGCCCGGGTGGAGACGGTCTTTGGGGCCTTCGACGTGGTGCAGGGCGACTACCTCGTCATCCCGCGCGCGACCACCCACCGCTGGATCCCCGTCACCGACGGGGAGGAGCCGCTGCGCGCCTACTGCATCGAGGCGAACAGCCACATCGCGCCGCCCAAGCGCTACCTCAGCAAGTACGGCCAGTTCCTCGAGCACGCGCCCTACTGCGAGCGCGACCTGCGCGGGCCGCAGGGACCGCTGCTCGCGGAGGACGTCGGGGCCGGCGCCGGTGACGAGACCGAGGTGTTCATCAAGCACCGCGGCAACGGCCCCGGCGGCATCGTCGGCACCGTGCACACGCTGCCCTTCCACCCCCTCGACGTGGTCGGCTGGGACGGCTGCCTCTACCCCTACGCCTTCAACATCAAGGACTACGAGCCCATCACCGGCCGGGTCCACCAGCCCCCGCCCGTGCACCAGGTCTTCGAGGGCTGGAACTTCGTCATCTGCAACTTCGTGCCGCGCAAGGTCGACTACCACCCGCTGGCCGTGCCGGTGCCCTACTACCACTCCAACGTCGACAGCGACGAGATCATGTTCTACGTCGACGGCGACTACGAGGCGCGCAGGGGCTCCGGCATCGCGCGCGGCTCGATCTCGGTGCACCCCGGCGGCCACGCCCACGGCCCACAGCCGGGCGCGACCGAGGCCTCGCTGGGGGTGGAGTACTTCGACGAGACGGCCGTCATGGTCGACACCTTCCGGCCGCTCGAGCTGGGCGAGGGCGGCCTGGCCGTCGACGACGGGAAGTACGCGTGGTCGTGGTCTGCCGGGCAGGGCCGCGGACCCGACAGCGGTGGTGGCGACTACTCCATCGGCTGA
- the fahA gene encoding fumarylacetoacetase has translation MTTWLDLPADHPYGLGNLPYGVFSTPDRTPRVGVRIGDWVLDAGAAAELAGMESGEVWLQPSLNAFLAEGRSAWTSARAWLVELLTNEARHDCVEPHLVPLEQVTMHLPVEVADYVDFYASEHHATNVGRIFRPDGEALTPNWKHLPIGYHGRSGTVVVSGTEIVRPQGQRKAPADAVPSFGPSIRLDIEAELGFVVGGATAVGDQVDVSEAADHLFGVTLLNDWSARDIQAWEYVPLGPFLGKSFATSISPWVVTLDALEAARVPLPGQDPQPLSYLLGDEGSVFGLDIHYEVLVNGTVVARPEYRDMYWSPTQMLAHLTVNGASLRNGDLFASGTISGPEKDTRGSLLELSWNGQEPIGLDDGSTRTFLEDGDVVTLRAWAPGPGGSRIGLDEVTGTIRPARQRP, from the coding sequence GTGACCACCTGGCTGGACCTGCCCGCTGACCACCCCTACGGGCTGGGCAACCTTCCCTACGGCGTCTTCTCGACGCCGGACCGCACGCCGCGGGTGGGCGTGCGGATCGGCGACTGGGTGCTCGACGCCGGCGCCGCCGCGGAGCTGGCAGGCATGGAGTCGGGCGAGGTCTGGCTGCAGCCCAGCCTCAACGCCTTTCTGGCAGAAGGGCGCTCCGCGTGGACCAGCGCCCGCGCGTGGCTGGTGGAGCTGCTGACCAACGAGGCTCGCCACGACTGCGTCGAGCCCCACCTCGTGCCGCTCGAGCAGGTCACCATGCACCTGCCTGTCGAGGTGGCCGACTACGTCGACTTCTACGCCAGCGAGCACCACGCCACCAACGTCGGGCGCATCTTCCGCCCCGACGGCGAGGCGCTGACCCCCAACTGGAAGCACCTGCCGATCGGCTACCACGGCCGTTCCGGCACGGTTGTCGTCTCCGGCACCGAGATCGTCCGCCCGCAGGGCCAGCGCAAGGCCCCCGCCGACGCGGTGCCCTCGTTCGGGCCGAGCATCCGGCTCGACATCGAGGCCGAGCTCGGTTTCGTCGTCGGCGGCGCGACGGCGGTCGGCGACCAGGTCGACGTCTCGGAGGCGGCCGACCACCTCTTCGGTGTGACGCTGCTCAACGACTGGAGCGCCCGCGACATCCAAGCCTGGGAGTACGTGCCGCTCGGACCGTTCCTCGGCAAGTCCTTCGCCACCAGCATCTCACCCTGGGTGGTCACCCTCGACGCCCTCGAGGCCGCCCGGGTGCCGCTGCCGGGCCAGGACCCGCAGCCGCTGTCCTACCTGCTCGGCGACGAGGGCAGCGTCTTCGGGCTCGACATCCACTACGAGGTGCTCGTCAACGGCACCGTCGTGGCCAGGCCCGAGTACCGCGACATGTACTGGTCACCGACCCAGATGCTGGCCCACCTGACGGTGAACGGCGCCTCCCTGCGCAACGGCGACCTCTTCGCCTCCGGCACGATCTCCGGGCCGGAAAAGGACACCCGGGGCAGCCTGCTCGAGCTCTCCTGGAACGGGCAGGAGCCGATCGGCCTCGACGACGGCTCCACGCGGACCTTCCTCGAGGACGGAGACGTCGTGACGCTGCGGGCCTGGGCCCCGGGTCCTGGAGGCAGCCGGATCGGCCTCGACGAGGTCACCGGCACGATCCGCCCCGCCCGTCAGCGGCCCTAG
- a CDS encoding RDD family protein produces the protein MANPHSPGWYDDPENPQQLRYFDGVVWTRHTSPRSTRPAPGVGGPEAGQWTGQPPQQQTEPGWPGQQPPQQQAQPGWPGQQPQQWQGQQQYPPPPQPGPGGWHMPPAPTVYGARARTPDGEPLAGWWKRLAARLIDWIIVWVLSLPLTGYFLYRAFAELWPAMEDYVREVESGNTSAVPPTATPEMIKWLVAYSVVLTLVAIAYEVFFTTRSGATPGKKALGLRVRLRERPGPLPVQAALTRTVIPIGGNLVSSLPLLSQLVGLLQVADGLLPLVNERKQAIHDLMAKTNVVDTRQV, from the coding sequence ATGGCGAACCCGCACTCCCCGGGCTGGTACGACGACCCGGAGAACCCGCAGCAGCTGCGGTACTTCGACGGCGTCGTGTGGACCCGGCACACCTCCCCGCGCAGCACCCGCCCGGCGCCCGGCGTGGGCGGCCCGGAGGCCGGCCAGTGGACCGGGCAACCGCCGCAACAGCAGACCGAGCCCGGCTGGCCCGGCCAGCAGCCCCCGCAGCAGCAGGCCCAGCCGGGCTGGCCCGGCCAGCAGCCCCAGCAGTGGCAGGGCCAGCAGCAGTACCCGCCGCCCCCGCAGCCCGGTCCCGGCGGCTGGCACATGCCCCCCGCCCCCACCGTCTACGGCGCGCGGGCCCGCACCCCGGACGGCGAGCCGCTGGCCGGCTGGTGGAAGCGGCTGGCGGCTCGACTCATCGACTGGATCATCGTGTGGGTGCTCTCGCTGCCGCTGACGGGCTACTTCCTCTACCGCGCCTTCGCCGAGCTCTGGCCGGCCATGGAGGACTACGTGCGCGAGGTGGAGTCCGGGAACACCAGCGCGGTGCCGCCCACGGCGACGCCCGAGATGATCAAGTGGCTGGTCGCGTACTCGGTCGTCCTCACCCTCGTCGCGATCGCCTACGAGGTCTTCTTCACGACGCGCAGCGGCGCCACGCCCGGCAAGAAGGCCCTCGGTCTGCGGGTGCGGCTGCGTGAGCGGCCCGGCCCGCTGCCGGTGCAGGCGGCGCTCACGCGCACGGTGATCCCGATCGGCGGCAACCTGGTCTCCAGCCTGCCGCTGCTGAGCCAGCTGGTCGGGCTGCTCCAGGTCGCCGACGGCCTGCTCCCGCTGGTCAACGAGCGCAAGCAGGCCATCCACGACCTGATGGCCAAGACCAACGTGGTCGACACCCGCCAGGTGTAG
- a CDS encoding amino acid permease yields MSSSDSVLRTKPVEDVLAQGSDAGHEGPHGHHRLTRRLGAKDLMGFGIGIVIGTGIFTLTGVEAKNHAGPAVVISFGIAGLVSLLAALCYAEMSAAVPTAGSAYTYAYATIGEIFAWIIGWDLILEFALGAAVVARGWSGYLATLFDLPPALFKEEATVNVGAIGIVLVLGIVAMVGIRESARVTNLLVVVKVAICAFVVVAGLFFIDRDNLTPFVPPSEPVAESVSGLAQPLSQALFGLEQTAFGFAGVLTAAAVVFFAYTGFEAVANLGEETRNPRRDLPLGLLGTLGLCTVLYMGVSFVITAMVDYRQIDESAPIASAFDAVGAGWASALISIAAVAGLTSVILVDIVAMGRIGFSMGRDRLLPPAIAKVHPTWGTPYRITAVVIVLVAVLAGFMPLGTLANLVSIGTLFAFIIVSIAVPILRRTRPDMERPFRVPLSPVIPVLSALACLYLMTNLSIETWLRFAAWMLLGVVLYFAYGRRNARLAHREDVPAA; encoded by the coding sequence ATGAGCAGCAGTGACTCCGTCTTGCGCACCAAACCCGTGGAGGACGTGCTGGCCCAGGGCAGCGACGCCGGACATGAGGGCCCGCACGGGCACCACCGGCTCACGCGCAGGCTCGGCGCCAAGGACCTCATGGGGTTCGGCATCGGCATCGTCATCGGCACCGGCATCTTCACGCTCACCGGCGTGGAGGCCAAGAACCACGCAGGTCCCGCCGTCGTCATCTCCTTCGGCATCGCCGGCCTCGTGAGCCTGCTGGCCGCCCTGTGCTACGCCGAGATGTCGGCAGCGGTGCCCACCGCCGGAAGCGCCTACACCTACGCCTACGCCACGATCGGCGAGATCTTCGCCTGGATCATCGGGTGGGACCTCATCCTCGAGTTCGCCCTCGGCGCGGCGGTGGTCGCCCGCGGCTGGTCCGGCTACCTCGCCACGCTCTTCGACCTGCCACCCGCGCTGTTCAAGGAGGAGGCCACGGTCAACGTCGGCGCCATCGGCATCGTGCTGGTCCTGGGCATCGTCGCCATGGTGGGCATCCGCGAGAGCGCCCGGGTGACCAACCTGCTCGTCGTGGTCAAGGTCGCGATCTGTGCGTTCGTCGTGGTCGCCGGCCTGTTCTTCATCGACCGCGACAACCTGACCCCGTTCGTCCCGCCGTCGGAGCCGGTCGCCGAGAGCGTCTCGGGACTGGCCCAGCCGCTGAGCCAGGCCCTGTTCGGCCTCGAGCAGACGGCCTTCGGGTTCGCCGGGGTGCTCACGGCCGCCGCCGTCGTGTTCTTCGCCTACACCGGGTTCGAGGCCGTCGCCAACCTCGGCGAGGAGACCCGCAACCCGCGTCGCGACCTGCCGCTCGGCCTCCTCGGCACGCTCGGGCTGTGCACCGTGCTCTACATGGGCGTCTCGTTCGTGATCACCGCCATGGTCGACTACCGCCAGATCGACGAGAGCGCACCGATCGCGAGCGCCTTCGACGCCGTCGGCGCCGGCTGGGCCTCGGCCCTGATCTCCATCGCGGCCGTCGCCGGCCTCACCTCGGTGATCCTCGTCGACATCGTCGCGATGGGCCGCATCGGCTTCTCGATGGGCCGCGACCGGCTCCTGCCCCCGGCCATCGCCAAGGTGCACCCCACGTGGGGCACGCCCTACCGGATCACCGCCGTCGTCATCGTCCTGGTCGCCGTGCTCGCCGGCTTCATGCCGCTGGGCACGCTGGCCAACCTCGTCAGCATCGGCACCCTGTTCGCCTTCATCATCGTCTCGATCGCGGTGCCGATCCTGCGCCGCACCCGGCCGGACATGGAGCGGCCCTTCCGGGTGCCACTCTCCCCCGTCATCCCCGTCCTGTCGGCGCTCGCCTGCCTCTACCTGATGACGAACCTGTCGATCGAGACCTGGCTGCGCTTCGCCGCCTGGATGCTGCTGGGCGTGGTGCTCTACTTCGCCTACGGCCGCCGCAACGCCCGGCTCGCGCACCGTGAGGACGTCCCCGCCGCCTGA
- the hppD gene encoding 4-hydroxyphenylpyruvate dioxygenase, with translation MTDTSLDLTPQEREANLDLEQLKQLVGLVEYDESKDPFPVTGWDAIVFVVGNATQTAHYYQSAWGMELVAYSGPENGQRDHKSFVLKSGSIRFVINGAVSPDSPLIAHHAKHGDGVVDISLEVPDVDKCIEQAKRAGARVVREPEDLTDEHGTVRIASIGTYGETVHTLVDRSRYTGPYLPGYVARASTYVKREGAPKRLFQALDHIVGNVELGKMDEWVAFYNRVMGFVNMAEFIGDDIATDYSALMSKVVANGNHRVKFPLNEPAIAKRKSQIDEYLEFYNGPGAQHLALATGDIIRTVDELRANGIEFLDTPDSYYEDPELRARIGEVRAPIEELKKRGILVDRDEDGYLLQIFTKPLGDRPTVFFEIIERHGSLGFGKGNFKALFEAIEREQEKRGNL, from the coding sequence ATGACTGACACCAGCTTGGACCTGACCCCGCAGGAGCGCGAGGCCAACCTCGACCTCGAGCAGCTCAAGCAGCTCGTCGGCCTCGTCGAGTACGACGAGAGCAAGGACCCGTTCCCCGTGACCGGGTGGGACGCCATCGTCTTCGTCGTCGGCAACGCGACACAGACCGCGCACTACTACCAGTCGGCCTGGGGCATGGAGCTCGTCGCCTACTCCGGCCCGGAGAACGGCCAGCGCGACCACAAGTCCTTCGTGCTGAAGTCCGGCTCGATCCGGTTCGTCATCAACGGCGCCGTGTCGCCGGACAGCCCGCTGATCGCGCACCACGCCAAGCACGGCGACGGCGTCGTCGACATCTCGCTCGAGGTGCCCGACGTCGACAAGTGCATCGAGCAGGCCAAGCGTGCCGGCGCCCGCGTCGTGCGGGAGCCGGAGGACCTCACCGACGAGCACGGCACCGTGCGCATCGCCTCCATCGGCACCTACGGCGAGACCGTGCACACCCTCGTCGACCGCTCGAGGTACACCGGCCCGTACCTGCCCGGCTACGTCGCCAGGGCCTCGACCTATGTCAAGCGCGAGGGCGCGCCGAAGCGCCTGTTCCAGGCCCTCGACCACATCGTCGGCAACGTCGAGCTCGGCAAGATGGACGAGTGGGTCGCCTTCTACAACCGCGTCATGGGCTTCGTGAACATGGCCGAGTTCATCGGCGACGACATCGCCACCGACTACTCGGCGCTGATGTCCAAGGTCGTCGCCAACGGCAACCACCGCGTGAAGTTCCCGCTCAACGAGCCGGCGATCGCGAAGCGGAAGAGCCAGATCGACGAGTACCTCGAGTTCTACAACGGCCCCGGCGCCCAGCACCTCGCGCTCGCCACCGGCGACATCATCCGCACCGTCGACGAGCTGCGCGCCAACGGCATCGAGTTCCTCGACACCCCGGACTCCTACTACGAGGACCCTGAGCTGCGCGCCCGCATCGGCGAGGTGCGCGCGCCGATCGAGGAGCTGAAGAAGCGTGGCATCCTCGTCGACCGCGACGAGGACGGCTACCTGCTGCAGATCTTCACCAAGCCGCTCGGCGACCGCCCCACGGTCTTCTTCGAGATCATCGAGCGACACGGCTCGCTCGGCTTCGGCAAGGGCAACTTCAAGGCCCTCTTCGAGGCCATCGAGCGCGAGCAGGAGAAGCGCGGAAACCTCTGA
- a CDS encoding Lrp/AsnC family transcriptional regulator yields MPSTFLDKLDARLLALFAEKPQIGVLGASRELGVARGTVQARLDRLGERGVIRSWAPQLDPAAMGYPVSAFCTLEIRQGRGHSPVVEHLSAIPEVLEAHTITGSGDLLVRVVARDNPDLQRVIDQVVDDRHVIRASTVISLATRIDHRTLPLVAEAASGS; encoded by the coding sequence ATGCCCTCGACCTTCTTGGACAAGCTCGACGCCCGACTGCTGGCCCTCTTCGCCGAGAAGCCACAGATCGGCGTGCTCGGCGCCTCCCGCGAGCTCGGCGTCGCCCGAGGCACCGTGCAGGCCCGGCTCGACCGGCTGGGCGAGCGCGGCGTGATCCGCTCGTGGGCGCCCCAGCTCGACCCCGCCGCCATGGGCTACCCGGTGTCGGCGTTCTGCACCCTGGAGATCCGCCAGGGCAGGGGCCACTCCCCCGTCGTCGAGCACCTGTCGGCGATCCCCGAGGTGCTCGAGGCCCACACCATCACCGGCTCCGGCGACCTGCTGGTGCGGGTGGTGGCGCGCGACAACCCCGACCTGCAGCGGGTGATCGACCAGGTGGTCGACGACCGGCACGTCATCCGGGCCTCGACCGTGATCTCCCTCGCGACGCGCATCGACCACCGCACCCTGCCGCTCGTGGCCGAGGCGGCCTCCGGCTCCTAG